A stretch of the Bacillus sp. B-jedd genome encodes the following:
- a CDS encoding response regulator transcription factor translates to MYKILIVEDEDMIRNGLKFTMDWLKADCVIVGSAVDGQDGVEKIGSLRPDIVITDVNMPIKNGIEMLEETVKVYSFSTIIISGYDDFKYAQSAIRLGVSEYLLKPVDHGELLEAVERAKETLKQKKEYEYIHSNLSSIEDINVINHMVLSHSSKTSKYVSYIIDYVKEHYREKISIQDFVPKLDMSVTYLNQKFKEQTCYTFNEFLNRYRVQMAIERLKIGEDKITMIALDVGFYNYRYFSHVFKKYTRVLPSEMLEYFRSQNNLKGK, encoded by the coding sequence ATGTATAAGATATTAATTGTTGAAGATGAAGACATGATAAGAAATGGCTTAAAGTTTACTATGGACTGGCTAAAAGCTGATTGTGTCATAGTTGGATCAGCCGTGGATGGGCAGGACGGAGTCGAAAAGATCGGAAGCCTGAGGCCGGATATTGTTATTACGGATGTGAATATGCCCATTAAGAATGGAATTGAGATGCTTGAAGAGACGGTGAAAGTATATTCATTCAGCACCATCATCATATCGGGATATGATGACTTTAAATATGCCCAAAGCGCGATCAGACTAGGGGTAAGTGAATATTTACTGAAGCCTGTCGATCATGGGGAGCTGCTCGAAGCGGTTGAAAGGGCGAAAGAAACCCTTAAACAGAAAAAAGAATATGAATATATCCATAGTAATTTATCTTCAATAGAAGATATCAATGTGATAAATCATATGGTCCTTAGCCATTCTTCGAAAACATCCAAATACGTATCCTATATTATAGACTATGTAAAAGAGCATTATAGAGAGAAAATCTCCATCCAGGATTTTGTCCCGAAACTCGATATGAGTGTGACCTACCTGAACCAAAAATTTAAGGAACAAACGTGCTACACATTTAACGAATTTCTCAATCGTTATCGGGTGCAGATGGCCATCGAGCGGCTTAAAATTGGGGAAGATAAGATAACGATGATTGCGCTGGATGTAGGCTTTTATAATTATCGTTACTTCAGCCATGTTTTTAAAAAATATACCCGTGTACTACCAAGTGAGATGCTTGAGTATTTTAGAAGCCAGAATAACTTAAAAGGAAAGTAA
- a CDS encoding DUF3916 domain-containing protein — MRTKKVRGLKRKTKKMLERIEYNTIEFPADFYGGYWEMKLPVGGFINSKKTPMGIKRLCINKLLERAQHLVTIKPKTEETLRVVVLINATDLWNSQIIVFKDDRYFQFFFERNDGYQKWTPLQGEGDIAIEYHLSIPSFFDIKRFNLEVKDEDGSFENELWFIGELK, encoded by the coding sequence ATGCGGACTAAAAAGGTGCGGGGGTTAAAAAGAAAAACGAAAAAAATGTTGGAAAGAATAGAATATAACACTATTGAGTTTCCAGCTGACTTTTATGGTGGGTACTGGGAAATGAAACTACCAGTAGGCGGTTTTATTAACTCAAAGAAAACACCTATGGGAATAAAGCGACTTTGCATCAACAAATTACTGGAAAGGGCCCAGCATTTAGTGACAATAAAGCCGAAAACTGAAGAAACCCTTCGTGTTGTAGTATTGATAAATGCAACGGACCTATGGAACTCCCAAATCATTGTGTTTAAGGACGATAGGTATTTTCAATTCTTTTTTGAAAGAAATGATGGATACCAAAAGTGGACCCCGCTACAGGGGGAAGGAGATATCGCTATTGAATATCATCTATCCATCCCAAGCTTTTTTGATATTAAACGGTTTAATCTAGAAGTTAAAGATGAGGACGGCTCATTTGAAAACGAGTTATGGTTTATTGGAGAATTGAAATAA
- the wecB gene encoding non-hydrolyzing UDP-N-acetylglucosamine 2-epimerase has protein sequence MARRIKVMTVFGTRPEAIKMAPLVKELEKYPDQIEPVVAVTAQHRQMLDQVLSIFGITPDYDLNIMKDRQTLTDVTIRSLEGLTKVFQETKPDIVLVHGDTSTTFVASLAAFYNSITVGHIEAGLRTWNKYSPYPEEMNRQLTGVIADLHFSPTTQSKENLLAENKKAETIFVTGNTAIDALKTTVKETYSHPVLDSLGDSRLVLMTAHRRENLGKPMENMFSAISRLVEKHKDIQVVYPIHMNPVVREIAGRILGENNRIHLIEPLDVIDFHNFAARAHLILTDSGGVQEEAPSLGVPVLVLRDTTERPEGVRAGTLKLAGTEEETIFRLADELLSDEEAYRKMAKASNPYGDGLASSRIVEAISYHFNLKKDRPADFE, from the coding sequence ATGGCGCGAAGGATAAAGGTAATGACTGTTTTCGGTACACGGCCGGAAGCGATTAAAATGGCTCCGCTTGTAAAGGAGCTTGAGAAATATCCCGATCAGATTGAGCCGGTTGTCGCGGTGACAGCGCAGCACAGGCAGATGCTTGACCAGGTGCTTTCCATTTTTGGGATTACCCCTGATTATGATTTGAATATAATGAAAGACCGCCAGACATTAACGGATGTAACGATTCGCAGCCTGGAAGGGCTAACGAAAGTTTTTCAGGAAACGAAGCCTGATATCGTCCTCGTTCATGGGGATACTTCAACGACTTTTGTGGCGAGCCTGGCTGCTTTTTATAACTCAATCACTGTCGGCCATATCGAAGCTGGCCTGCGGACATGGAACAAGTACTCGCCTTATCCGGAAGAGATGAACCGGCAGCTGACAGGTGTCATCGCTGATTTGCATTTTTCTCCAACCACCCAGTCAAAAGAGAACCTGCTTGCAGAAAATAAAAAAGCGGAAACGATATTCGTTACCGGAAATACAGCGATAGATGCTTTAAAGACAACGGTAAAGGAAACGTATTCCCATCCTGTACTTGACTCCCTTGGAGACAGCCGGCTTGTTTTGATGACGGCGCATCGGAGGGAAAACCTCGGGAAGCCGATGGAAAACATGTTCAGTGCCATCAGCCGGTTAGTCGAAAAGCATAAAGACATCCAGGTTGTTTATCCGATCCATATGAACCCTGTTGTCAGGGAGATAGCAGGGAGGATTTTGGGAGAAAATAATCGGATTCATTTAATTGAACCTCTTGATGTAATAGATTTTCATAATTTCGCTGCGAGAGCCCATTTGATTTTGACGGATTCGGGAGGGGTGCAGGAGGAGGCTCCTTCACTTGGTGTGCCGGTCCTGGTGCTCCGGGATACAACCGAGCGTCCCGAGGGGGTAAGAGCAGGGACGTTAAAGCTTGCCGGAACGGAGGAAGAGACAATCTTCCGGCTTGCTGATGAGCTGCTTTCCGATGAGGAAGCTTACCGGAAAATGGCCAAAGCATCGAATCCTTATGGGGATGGACTGGCGTCTTCCCGGATTGTGGAAGCAATTTCATATCATTTTAATCTCAAAAAAGACCGCCCTGCAGACTTCGAATAA
- a CDS encoding DEAD/DEAH box helicase, which translates to MVNEPFMKLFLTKKNNGYLLAAKGANGHWLSTETWKFPLFSRHPESYYGAFIDPVKVDGMEMLELNAWQLVTLFARESFNRFFDWDWDEASEICLSSAHVLYESILEKEWLPDFKAWEAGTFRWRLPSRVREEFDSSFWEQGLSVEGFGLGGTAALHSTAADGGPSGEDEAGLLGVRHDLAQITAYDFIEDLYNLALDAYLTRNKEMREVFGPKLELLEGSNIPAATLARYFDEEKWLEWAGIKENPAPFSIGLRLDEPEDGEGFWLLEMFLRGKRNPDELYRIDDPAVPKSWKPFVETAYREEERWVALIPSLGVYDRLKTSLSEEEAWVFLTESSEVLVALGVEILLPGWWEAMKKANMRVKASVKGTSSNRPSFVGLDAMLDFNWRFSMNGVDLSEDEFRSMVEDKRRLVYVRGRWVKLDPAFIRQIQEMMKKAEKEGLHVRDLLEQELTEEPEGDDLENPRAFAKIQIELNRQWKQMMKQLREINEIPLVPVPDGLNGTLRPYQQLGMSWLLFLRQFGFGAILADDMGLGKTIQLISCLLSAKEKAAEEAGPAKKAHRKLKAEETPDSAEDTDGGVRAASKEDLAPSLIICPTSVLGNWQKELERFAPELRVHLHYGSSRLKGEAFAETAAGHDVVLTSYGLTHLDEEEFSQIEWDTIAIDEAQNIKNAQTKQSRAVRKLRGRHHIALTGTPMENRLSELWSIFDFTNHGYLGSIGQFQKRFAIPIEKEENAEKVRELQALIRPFLLRRTKKDEEVALNLPDKLEQKEYCPLTAEQASLYEQLVQDTFTQLEKLTGFERKGMILQLLSKLKQLCNHPALYLKEWGTLAAGTVGGGGDELAGVPANQMGAADTAAEVPGGSGGTAESGRRDGKSVPERKNDAEVPNRTAGSASSRNLVSRSAKMEKLVELIDAVLEQGESCIIFTQYLDMGEMIRSVLKAKFGIDAPFLNGSVPKAKRDDMIERFQNHEFPVFLLSLKAGGTGLNLTAANHVIHYDRWWNPAVENQATDRAYRIGQQLFVHVHKLICTGTLEEKIDAMLEKKQHLNDQVIQSENWITELSTDELRDLVLLK; encoded by the coding sequence ATGGTTAATGAGCCGTTTATGAAACTGTTTTTGACAAAAAAGAATAATGGCTATTTGCTTGCGGCGAAAGGGGCTAATGGGCATTGGCTTTCAACGGAGACATGGAAGTTTCCGCTGTTCAGCCGCCATCCCGAAAGCTATTACGGGGCCTTCATTGATCCGGTGAAGGTTGACGGGATGGAAATGCTTGAGTTGAATGCCTGGCAGCTCGTCACTTTGTTCGCGCGTGAATCCTTCAACCGCTTTTTTGATTGGGATTGGGATGAGGCGTCGGAAATCTGCCTCTCTTCCGCCCACGTCCTTTATGAAAGCATTTTGGAAAAGGAGTGGCTCCCCGATTTCAAAGCGTGGGAGGCGGGAACGTTCCGTTGGAGGCTGCCTTCAAGGGTGCGCGAAGAGTTCGACAGTTCCTTTTGGGAGCAGGGGCTGTCAGTGGAAGGGTTCGGCCTTGGCGGAACGGCTGCACTTCATTCAACAGCTGCGGACGGCGGGCCTTCCGGTGAAGACGAGGCTGGTTTACTCGGGGTTCGGCATGACTTGGCACAGATTACGGCTTATGACTTCATCGAGGATTTGTATAATCTCGCCCTCGACGCTTATCTGACCCGGAACAAAGAAATGCGTGAAGTGTTTGGCCCGAAGCTTGAACTATTGGAAGGCAGCAACATCCCGGCGGCGACGTTGGCCCGTTATTTTGACGAGGAAAAGTGGCTCGAGTGGGCAGGCATCAAGGAAAACCCGGCGCCTTTTTCGATTGGCCTCCGGCTTGATGAGCCTGAGGACGGCGAAGGCTTCTGGCTGCTCGAGATGTTCCTGCGCGGAAAACGGAATCCGGACGAATTATACCGGATCGATGACCCGGCTGTACCGAAGTCATGGAAGCCGTTCGTGGAGACGGCTTATCGCGAGGAGGAACGCTGGGTTGCGTTGATTCCCTCCCTCGGGGTTTATGACAGGCTGAAAACCTCGCTCTCTGAGGAAGAGGCATGGGTGTTTTTGACGGAATCAAGCGAAGTTCTCGTCGCGCTCGGCGTCGAAATTCTCCTGCCTGGCTGGTGGGAAGCGATGAAAAAAGCGAATATGCGTGTCAAGGCGTCCGTGAAGGGCACTTCCAGCAACCGCCCTTCCTTCGTCGGCTTGGACGCGATGCTCGATTTCAACTGGCGCTTTTCGATGAATGGCGTTGACTTAAGCGAGGATGAATTCCGCTCGATGGTCGAGGACAAACGGCGCCTCGTCTATGTGCGCGGCCGTTGGGTCAAGCTCGACCCCGCCTTCATCCGCCAAATCCAGGAGATGATGAAAAAGGCCGAAAAAGAAGGCCTCCATGTGCGCGACCTGCTTGAACAGGAACTCACCGAGGAGCCAGAAGGCGATGACCTCGAAAACCCGCGCGCTTTTGCCAAAATCCAAATTGAACTAAACCGGCAATGGAAACAAATGATGAAACAGCTCCGCGAAATCAATGAAATCCCTCTCGTCCCTGTGCCTGACGGGCTGAACGGCACACTCAGGCCGTACCAGCAGCTTGGCATGAGCTGGCTCCTGTTCCTGCGGCAATTCGGCTTCGGCGCCATCCTTGCCGACGACATGGGCCTCGGGAAAACGATCCAACTCATCTCCTGCCTTCTCTCGGCAAAAGAAAAAGCCGCGGAAGAAGCCGGCCCTGCGAAGAAGGCGCACAGAAAATTGAAGGCGGAAGAGACGCCGGATTCGGCGGAAGATACGGATGGTGGGGTCCGGGCCGCCAGCAAGGAAGACTTGGCGCCATCACTCATTATCTGCCCGACATCAGTGCTCGGCAACTGGCAGAAGGAGCTGGAAAGATTCGCGCCGGAACTTCGCGTCCATCTTCATTACGGGTCAAGCCGGCTGAAGGGCGAAGCTTTTGCCGAAACAGCGGCTGGCCACGATGTTGTCCTGACTTCCTATGGGCTTACCCATCTTGATGAAGAGGAATTCAGCCAGATTGAGTGGGATACGATTGCGATTGACGAGGCGCAAAATATTAAGAACGCGCAGACGAAGCAGTCGCGCGCGGTCCGGAAGCTTCGCGGCCGCCACCATATCGCCCTGACCGGGACGCCGATGGAGAACCGCTTGTCCGAGCTTTGGTCGATTTTTGATTTTACGAATCACGGTTATCTCGGTTCAATCGGCCAGTTCCAGAAGCGGTTCGCGATTCCGATTGAAAAGGAAGAAAACGCCGAGAAGGTCCGTGAGCTGCAGGCGCTGATCAGGCCGTTCCTGCTGCGGCGGACAAAGAAGGATGAAGAAGTCGCCCTGAATTTGCCTGATAAGCTCGAGCAGAAGGAATACTGCCCGCTCACAGCCGAGCAGGCGTCCTTGTACGAGCAGCTTGTCCAGGATACGTTCACCCAGCTTGAGAAGCTGACCGGTTTTGAGCGGAAAGGCATGATTCTCCAGCTTTTGAGCAAGCTGAAGCAGCTGTGCAACCATCCGGCGCTTTATTTGAAGGAATGGGGTACGCTTGCTGCAGGGACTGTCGGTGGAGGCGGAGATGAGCTTGCCGGAGTGCCTGCGAATCAGATGGGAGCTGCGGATACGGCCGCGGAGGTTCCCGGCGGGAGTGGTGGAACGGCGGAGTCTGGCCGGAGGGATGGGAAATCAGTTCCCGAGCGGAAGAACGATGCGGAGGTTCCAAATAGGACGGCCGGCTCGGCTTCTTCCCGGAACCTGGTGTCCCGTTCGGCAAAGATGGAAAAACTGGTCGAGCTCATCGACGCCGTGCTTGAACAAGGTGAAAGCTGTATCATTTTCACCCAGTATCTCGATATGGGTGAAATGATCCGGTCGGTGCTTAAAGCCAAGTTCGGAATTGACGCTCCATTCCTGAACGGTAGCGTCCCGAAAGCGAAGCGCGATGATATGATTGAACGGTTCCAAAATCACGAATTTCCTGTTTTCTTGCTCAGCTTGAAAGCGGGCGGAACGGGTCTTAATTTGACTGCGGCCAACCACGTGATCCATTATGACCGCTGGTGGAATCCGGCTGTCGAAAACCAGGCGACCGACCGCGCCTACCGGATCGGCCAGCAATTGTTCGTCCATGTCCATAAGCTGATTTGCACAGGCACGCTCGAAGAGAAAATCGATGCGATGCTCGAGAAAAAACAGCACCTGAATGACCAGGTCATCCAAAGCGAAAACTGGATCACCGAACTATCGACGGACGAGTTGCGTGATCTTGTTCTTTTGAAATAG
- a CDS encoding 5-bromo-4-chloroindolyl phosphate hydrolysis family protein, which yields MNPFLSFLLQISVAFPAAFIAGLVSFFGFDAGLLISSGVMVLGGVVSYKGVGFYTNSQFLKRHGLTGKEYKYIKQNLEEGKRKLNRLHKSLFSIKNLPSLKQRIDLMRVTKKIYKMTKDEPKRFYKAERFYFSHLDSLIELAEKYAFLSAQPKRNLEMELKLHETQRMLDELSNAVEEDLYHIIRDDIDHLDFEIDVAKQAIEMNKGKNLIEENRRLK from the coding sequence ATGAATCCATTTTTATCGTTTTTACTGCAGATTTCCGTTGCGTTTCCGGCAGCGTTCATAGCAGGTTTAGTAAGCTTTTTCGGATTTGATGCCGGCTTGCTGATTTCATCCGGAGTTATGGTGTTGGGTGGCGTGGTTTCATACAAGGGAGTCGGGTTTTATACGAATTCCCAATTTTTAAAGCGGCACGGCTTAACGGGGAAGGAATACAAGTATATAAAGCAGAATTTAGAAGAGGGGAAGCGGAAACTGAACCGCCTCCACAAATCCCTTTTTTCAATAAAGAATTTACCATCCTTAAAACAGCGGATTGACTTGATGAGGGTCACCAAAAAGATTTATAAAATGACGAAGGATGAGCCGAAACGCTTTTACAAGGCGGAGCGTTTCTATTTTTCGCATCTTGACTCACTCATCGAACTTGCGGAAAAATACGCCTTCCTATCGGCCCAGCCAAAGAGAAACCTCGAAATGGAGCTGAAGCTGCACGAGACGCAGCGGATGCTTGATGAACTTTCAAATGCGGTCGAAGAGGATTTGTACCACATTATCAGGGATGACATCGACCATCTCGACTTTGAGATTGATGTCGCGAAACAGGCGATTGAAATGAATAAAGGCAAGAATCTCATTGAGGAAAACAGGAGGCTAAAATGA
- a CDS encoding toxic anion resistance protein, translating into MNENNSAAKNTNNLLDDILADPFGAENNVAVTPAAPSEEEKQVRLIDVLPEENKARALQLATQIDPKNHQSMISYGTQAQAKLLTFSNAMLEHVQKKDVGEVGEIINDLMKRLSDVNPEELNDGKKSLISRMFGKVSGSIQEVLSKYQKTGAQIDRISVKLDRSKNALLADIAMLERLYEHNKEYFNALNVYIAAGELKYDELQREVIPALRKTAEESGDQMKFQEVNDMLQFADRLDKRIHDLKLSREMTIQSAPQIRLIQNTNQALAEKIQSSIMTAIPLWKNQVAIALTLIRQRNAVEAQKQVAKTTNELLLKNAEMLKTNTIETARENERGLVEIETLKRTQESLVSTLEETLRIQEEGRNKRRQAEHDLALMESGLRQKLLEVKGDAK; encoded by the coding sequence ATGAACGAGAATAATTCAGCTGCTAAGAATACGAATAATTTACTTGATGATATATTGGCAGACCCGTTCGGAGCGGAGAATAATGTTGCGGTTACCCCGGCTGCCCCTTCCGAGGAAGAGAAGCAGGTCCGGCTGATCGATGTGCTTCCTGAGGAAAATAAGGCGCGGGCCCTTCAGCTGGCAACCCAGATCGATCCTAAAAACCATCAATCTATGATTTCATACGGGACCCAGGCGCAGGCGAAGCTTTTAACCTTCTCGAACGCGATGCTGGAGCATGTGCAAAAAAAGGATGTCGGTGAAGTCGGCGAAATCATTAATGATTTAATGAAGCGCCTATCGGATGTGAACCCCGAGGAATTGAATGACGGGAAGAAGTCATTGATTTCAAGGATGTTCGGCAAGGTTTCCGGATCCATTCAGGAAGTTTTGTCAAAATACCAAAAAACCGGTGCGCAGATCGACCGGATATCGGTCAAGCTGGATCGCAGTAAAAACGCCTTGCTGGCGGACATTGCGATGCTCGAACGGCTTTATGAACATAATAAGGAGTATTTCAATGCCCTGAACGTCTATATCGCGGCAGGGGAATTGAAGTACGATGAGCTACAACGGGAGGTAATCCCCGCATTAAGGAAGACAGCCGAGGAATCCGGCGACCAAATGAAATTCCAGGAAGTTAACGATATGCTCCAGTTCGCTGACCGTCTTGACAAGCGAATTCATGATTTGAAGCTGAGCCGGGAAATGACCATCCAAAGCGCACCGCAAATTCGCCTCATCCAAAACACGAACCAGGCACTTGCGGAAAAGATTCAGTCATCAATCATGACTGCGATCCCGCTCTGGAAGAATCAGGTTGCCATCGCCTTGACATTGATCAGGCAGCGTAACGCGGTCGAGGCCCAGAAACAGGTCGCAAAGACAACGAATGAGCTTCTTCTCAAAAATGCTGAAATGCTGAAAACAAATACAATCGAAACAGCCCGTGAAAACGAGCGCGGCCTCGTCGAAATCGAAACACTAAAGAGGACGCAGGAAAGCCTTGTTTCCACCCTTGAAGAAACGCTCCGCATCCAGGAAGAGGGCCGTAATAAGCGCCGCCAGGCCGAACACGACCTCGCCCTGATGGAAAGCGGCCTCAGGCAGAAGCTCCTTGAAGTAAAAGGAGATGCGAAGTAG
- a CDS encoding SWIM zinc finger family protein, with translation MRHEGLAMAADHLADMLSPNFEEDARLMQKGMLLYRQGMVSQLRVEEETVTAAVQDVVPVRVTLELTFMEMSECSCPAHGICRHQLAVFFAAYGREGSVAEWLEEWRYPMLEKKAASVWGLKTARDLVKASGKVEPDYRLWLVSFSSGFNSIMRSKKYVNPYVVGDLFSMYWLRLRADSPAGEEWRLLYELSAVVFSIKELARLGAELGHTNEMVSRYYAHLFSELEEDGIRLGEKLGGRALPLGSEPFLAALREDVRELLTGVNGFFNERLYLYMGLWTVLFKSRPQLEDELAKVRDASSVAEGEAGLALAIADIHLNVMLKNDAEALGKLADVETELAGQFLVYWVDRLSAQKDWGRCGPYVEQLIQKLKETVAAVAGYQRRSQFVKTVLETAIPYTEATGRSELSERLLQQALPYSYYDYGSLLFERGDLAKWADLQAFMGYSYADLPSARLKVLEKEYPEIVISMLHQSAAKQIASKNRPGYKNAVRMLKKLRTLYKKQKRLAEWEAFLETLLERTKRLRAFHEECQRSKLIDA, from the coding sequence ATGCGGCATGAAGGGCTGGCGATGGCGGCTGATCACTTGGCGGATATGTTGTCGCCGAATTTCGAGGAGGATGCTCGGCTGATGCAGAAGGGGATGCTTCTGTACAGGCAGGGGATGGTTTCGCAGCTGCGTGTGGAGGAGGAAACGGTGACGGCGGCGGTGCAGGATGTGGTGCCGGTGAGGGTCACGCTTGAGTTGACGTTTATGGAGATGAGTGAGTGTTCGTGTCCTGCTCACGGGATTTGCCGGCATCAGCTGGCGGTGTTTTTCGCGGCGTATGGCCGGGAAGGCAGTGTGGCCGAGTGGCTTGAAGAGTGGCGTTATCCGATGCTTGAGAAAAAGGCTGCTTCGGTTTGGGGGCTGAAAACGGCTCGTGATCTTGTGAAGGCCAGCGGGAAGGTGGAGCCTGATTACCGCTTGTGGCTGGTGTCGTTTTCGTCAGGGTTTAATTCGATTATGAGGTCGAAGAAATATGTGAATCCGTATGTGGTTGGCGACCTTTTCTCGATGTATTGGCTGCGTTTGCGGGCTGATTCGCCTGCAGGTGAAGAGTGGCGGCTTCTTTATGAGCTTTCCGCAGTTGTATTTTCGATCAAGGAGCTTGCCCGGCTTGGCGCGGAGCTCGGACATACGAATGAAATGGTCAGCCGGTATTATGCCCATCTGTTTTCGGAGCTGGAGGAGGACGGAATCAGGCTCGGCGAGAAGCTGGGCGGCCGGGCGCTGCCTCTTGGGTCCGAACCTTTCCTTGCGGCGCTAAGGGAGGATGTCCGCGAGCTGCTGACAGGTGTAAATGGATTTTTCAATGAGCGGTTGTATTTGTACATGGGCCTTTGGACGGTTCTGTTCAAAAGCAGGCCACAGCTTGAAGATGAGCTTGCGAAGGTAAGAGATGCTTCTTCCGTTGCGGAAGGCGAAGCGGGTCTTGCGCTGGCAATCGCCGATATTCACTTGAATGTGATGCTCAAGAATGATGCCGAGGCGCTTGGCAAGCTTGCCGATGTGGAGACCGAGCTTGCCGGCCAGTTCCTTGTCTATTGGGTTGACAGGCTGTCGGCGCAGAAGGATTGGGGCCGGTGCGGGCCTTATGTCGAGCAGCTCATCCAGAAGTTGAAGGAAACGGTTGCGGCGGTCGCCGGATATCAGCGGCGGTCCCAGTTTGTGAAGACTGTGCTCGAAACGGCCATCCCTTATACTGAAGCAACTGGACGGAGCGAATTATCTGAGAGGCTGCTCCAGCAGGCACTTCCTTATAGTTACTATGATTATGGGAGTTTGCTGTTTGAGCGCGGCGATTTAGCGAAGTGGGCTGATTTGCAGGCTTTCATGGGCTATTCGTATGCCGATCTCCCTTCCGCCCGGCTGAAGGTGCTTGAGAAGGAGTATCCTGAAATTGTGATCTCGATGCTCCACCAGTCGGCGGCAAAGCAGATTGCGTCGAAAAACCGTCCTGGTTACAAGAACGCGGTCCGCATGCTGAAGAAGCTCAGGACACTCTATAAAAAGCAAAAGCGGCTCGCTGAATGGGAAGCCTTTTTGGAAACGCTGCTTGAGCGGACGAAAAGGCTGCGGGCCTTCCACGAGGAATGCCAGAGGAGCAAGCTGATTGATGCTTAG
- a CDS encoding sigma-70 family RNA polymerase sigma factor produces the protein MDYFDKIADKYAPMIYSIIRSLHIYKNKEEFFQTGLIALWETSKSFDAGKGNFKGYAYRYIKGRMMTELTKMNTIADRTVYPKEEFWEMIEEPQLQESLPVQLILSYCGDLTPNQKKWVLYTCLEFLSIKEIADRENVSISAVKSWRKGAKKRISEGLEILD, from the coding sequence GTGGATTATTTCGACAAGATTGCAGACAAATATGCACCGATGATTTACAGCATTATCCGCTCGCTTCATATTTATAAGAACAAGGAGGAGTTTTTCCAAACGGGCCTGATCGCCCTTTGGGAGACTTCGAAGAGCTTCGATGCTGGAAAAGGCAATTTCAAAGGGTATGCGTACCGCTACATTAAAGGCAGGATGATGACCGAACTCACAAAAATGAATACGATTGCCGACCGGACGGTTTATCCGAAAGAAGAATTCTGGGAAATGATTGAAGAACCACAATTACAAGAATCTCTTCCGGTTCAACTGATCCTCTCTTATTGCGGCGATCTCACTCCTAACCAGAAGAAGTGGGTGCTCTATACGTGCCTGGAATTTTTATCAATCAAGGAAATTGCCGATAGGGAGAATGTCAGTATTTCCGCCGTGAAAAGCTGGCGTAAAGGCGCAAAAAAGAGAATCTCGGAAGGATTGGAAATCCTCGACTGA